A single genomic interval of Sebastes umbrosus isolate fSebUmb1 chromosome 11, fSebUmb1.pri, whole genome shotgun sequence harbors:
- the josd2 gene encoding josephin-2: MSEGEVFHEKQRLELCAIHALNNVLQERVFTKETADDICKRLAPQCVVNPHRSVLGTGNYDVNVIMAALQSRELAAVWWDKRRTVQSLCMSKVQGFILNVPSRVSLGIVSLPLRRRHWLAVRQVNGQYYNLDSKLKSPVCIGGEAELRTFLSEQLSQDVAEMLLVVRRDVEEDGSWLNPDNPDNPKK; this comes from the exons ATGAGTGAAGGAGAAGTGTTTCATGAGAAGCAGAGGTTGGAGCTGTGCGCCATTCATGCTCTCAACAACGTGCTGCAGGAGCGGGTGTTCACCAAGGAGACGGCCGACGACATCTGCAAACG GCTGGCTCCACAGTGCGTGGTGAACCCCCATCGCTCGGTGTTAGGTACAGGAAACTATGACGTCAACGTCATCATGGCGGCGCTACAGAGCCGGGAACTGGCTGCAGTGTGGTGGGACAAACGCAG gacgGTTCAGAGCCTTTGCATGTCAAAGGTCCAGGGTTTTATTCTTAATGTCCCATCACGAGTATCTCTGGGGATCGTGTCCCTCCCACTCCGGCGGCGGCACTGGCTCGCGGTTCGGCAGGTTAACGGACAGTACTACAACCTGGACTCCAAACTGAAGAGTCCAGTCTGTATTGGAGGAGAAGCAGAACTACG CACATTTCTCAGCGAACAGCTTTCTCAGGATGTGGCAGAGATGCTCCTGGTTGTCCGGCGAGACGTGGAGGAGGACGGTTCATGGCTGAACCCTGACAACCCCGACAACCCCAAGAAATGA